ATTATTATTGCATGTTGTTTGCTCCATAATTTTATTCGAACCTATATGAGTCTTGATCCTATTGAAGAGGAGTTGGGAGAAGGATTGCCTAGTAATGTGATAGATGACAATgaaccgaatatcataaatatTCATCCGTCGGATGCATGGGCTACTTGGAGGATGGAACTAGCCAACCAAATGTTCGATGAATGGCAAGCATCTAGAAATTAGTTAGGTTTAGGGTAAAAATAGTAAACGTTTAAGTTGTTTATGTTATTTCATATATCTAGTTTATGAAACTTTGAtgatgtttgaatttttttttgtattgtactagacttgttgaatgataatttattttcttttgattcatcaTGTGTTATAATTTAATAAAGTGTTGACCTTTTGATGCATAATATTGAACTTAATTTTCATTTGCGTTTTTTCTTAAGATAGTTATGTCAGGTTTTTCCCAATCAAGTGTTTCTTCCCAGAGTTCTCGAGGAACCAAAAGAAAATGGGTTCCAGAAGAAGATGCTGCGTTGGTTGCTTGTATGGTCGACTTGCACAATGCTGGAACCTTTAATGCGGATATGGGATTCAAAGCCGGCTATTTAAatgagttagaaaagatgatagaaaaAGTTTTACCCAATGCCATGTTGAAGGCTAAACCTAATCTTGAATCGAGGATTAGGACATTGAAAAGGGATTGGTCAATCGTTTATGACATGCTTAGTGGAAAAAACAATAGCGGCTTTGGTTGGGATGAGCATAGGCAGCTTGTTGTTGCTTTGAAGATGCGGTGTGGAACTCATATATAAGTGTAAGAATTATTTCAAGTCTTTATTATCTTAttttaacaaaacttatatctaatatgaatttctaatttttatagaGTCATAAAGAAGCAGCTCAATTCAGACATCGGAGTTTCCCTTATTATGACCAACTTACTGCCATCTACGCAAAAGATCGAGCCATTTGGAAAAGATGCTCAAGCAATTGCGATATTATTGAAGAAATAAATGTTGAAGATGTAGTGCTACAAATTCTCATGAAGAAAGAAACGATTTCCATGGATCCGTGATGTTTCTTTAGATGACATGGATCTTTCAACTACACAACCTCAACCGAACCGCAACTAGCTAGAAACCAAGGTGATTACGCattttcaaagaagaaaaaagatTTACGATGCAAGTGATTTTTCTACTTCATTTAATGATCTGCCGCTTTATTGGCGGAAATATACTGGCCGTTGGCCTTGAAATCGATAAGAGTATTGCATCCAAGTGGTAATTCAACAAAAGTCGAAATAACCATTCAAGAAAGTGCTCAAATTATATCCAACATTATGTGAAGTGGAAGGTTTAAGCGAGGATGAACGCTATCAAGCATTGAGCAAAATTCCGGATCATCCAACGCAAATGCTCATTTTTTAGTTTACCTTCTGGCATGCGATTGGAATGGGTCGAAAGATTTCTTGTCGACCATTAAAAATCATGGTTGTGTTGATATTTTGGTAACTTTTGTGTTTGTAATATTtggatggtataatgacatgatagAATGTCATTACAATGATGTAACTTTTGATGttgtaaaattataaaacatatggattatgacatatatactattgaaatcatgtaacttttgttaatatatgaatattatgcttgaatgtgaaatataattttcaagttatttattactttTTAGCAATGAGTTATTTATTGcttctaatatttaattatttttattatagaataattaaattatttgtttcgaTAATGATATTttaacacattaaatatgtattgtagtttaaaaataataaaatagattatatatattttatagtattatatattttgatttttaattcatataataataattatattaagaatgttattaaattatatttttattaaattattttcaataataatcttattaaaatttaataacaataacaataatcatctattttaaaaaaattatgttaagggtattctggtcattttagtttttttccttatgctattacaacatcattccattcaaccaaacacaagaatactattacagttctattccattccattcaaccaaacagttgaattactTATTACTGATTCTATTCTATTACAATTCTATTCAATTCTGATTCTATTCCATTCTGACCAACCAAACGTAATGTAAATTTCTGAGGGAAGAAGTGATCTTTTTTGGTCCTTATTTTTGTATTTGTTTTACTTCCATTAGATTTTAGAATATAAAAGTTATTTTTGTTTACATTTTCTTGAAAAATGAAAAACGTTAgatgaaaatttagaaaataatttttgaaaaaatttagaAGTGATTACtgtactttttaattttatttaacatATTTCTATTATCAAAATTAGTGTGTGAAACATGtgttattgaaaaaaaaattctttgtTTGTGTTTTTAATTCTcaagaaataaaaaatgaaaatataaattattttaaaaactaaacAAAGCTTCATGTTTTTAGAGTTTATGAGAATTGAAATATATCGTGAATGACATGTACAAGGAGTTGTAACTCCATATTTTCAGTATGACTATATTAAGTGTATTAAGCGAACGTCTATTGTGGTGTGAAGCAAGAAAATTTTTCAATTCGAATTAAATAGTatattttataatagtaaaaatataaattttatcatttaattatttatatttttataatttttaaaatattaaaataatttttattattttgaaaaatttaaaatataattttattattattaatttaaaattttataaattacaaaagagtttaaatgaaaaattttctattttaagatGGCGTGACTTGTGAGAGGCCGACCACCACTAGTATATGCCAAGTAAGTAACCATAATCAGGGacgaagccagaaaatttttttaggggcgaattaaaattataatttttacgatagtaaaatgtaattttataattttagtagcctatattttttttttcaattttagagggtcaaaatataattttacttttactattttaaaattttaaaagatttaaataaaaatttctcaTTTTAGGGGACTGGATACCTATTAGGCCTTAACCATAATAGTCAAATTTTTTTATATCACTTCACTCATACAATGAGCTTCCATAATCATCGAAATAATTTCTATAAATAATaggataaactattaaaatagtcacttttgtttgcctcaagttacattttagtcacttatgtttgaaatgttatgttttagtcatttacgttatcgtgttgtaatattttagtcattgAGTCGTTAATTGTCATTAACAATGTAGCAATAAGCTGACGTGGCACGTTAACTTatcatttcaaatgaaaattttaggttaaattatataattggtccctatattttttttctttttgagcaatttaattattttcttttatgttcttttaactttcttttttttttctttttttttcccattcTCCTTTGCTTCTACTtctgttttcctcccttctccatttcttttaatgtagattttctatgttttctatttcttaaaactagtccctatatttttatttttttgaacaatttaatgtttttcttttaatttctttatttgttAAAGCCAAATATCTTTGATTACATGCTCTATGGGTAAACCTAGAGATCGTTTCGATCACTGCAAGATGAATAAAATCGATCCTATTGAATTAATCAATATCAATTCTTCTTCGATATATAATGGAACACAAAGCTAAATTCTACCAAATACATTGATTTGCTTACCAAATTGGTGCCAAGAACTAGAAAGCAAGCAAACCCTAATGGGATCAGAAGGGCTAAACAGTATCGTGAGAATCTTCATTGAAATATCAAGTCCAAACAATTCTATAAAATCACCACAATAATCCATTTTTGGATCCTTTGTATAGTTTCAacaataattgtaaaatatcAGAAACCCCATTTCACAATTGTTTATAATAAGCGAaagaaaagattaaaaaaaatctttattctgggttttcaTTGAAGATCAATACAAAATTGTTACCCTAAGTTGAAAACATATTAAAAACTAATCAAAAGGAAGATTAAACAGAACGTATAAGAAATACCCAATACCAAAATCAAAGTATAGGGGctagttttaacaaatagaaaatatagaaaaaaaatatgttaaaagaaATTGAGAAGGGAGAAAAATAGAGGGAGAAGTAGAAGAGactgaaaaataaagaaaaaatgttaaaaacataaaagaaaaaatttaaattgctcaaaaaaaaatataggggccaattgtataatttaacctaaaatttttcgtttaaaatgatgatttaacatgccACGTCAGCCCGTTAACGGCAATTAatagctcagtgactaaaatgtaacatttcaaacataaatgactaaaatgtaactgaTAACTTcaagtgactattttaatagtttaccctaaataatatatacatatagggtTGCGccactgaaaaaaaaaaaaaagaacatccAAGGCATCCTATTTCTTCTTCTCCGAAAAACCTATCCTTGTGACTCTTTTCATTTGTCTTTCAACTTTCAATCCCGGAAAAACCATGCTCCACCCTAACCATAAACCTACCATCAAATTCCTCTGCAGTTACCGCGGTAAAATCCTTCCTCGTTATCCTGACCGTAAACTCTGTTATCATGGTGGCGAAACCCGTGTACTCGTCGTTGATCGCTCTATTTCCTTCTCCGGTCAGtattctttttagtattttagcTGCCATGGttcttttttttgaaaagaaataATTAAGAATCAAAATTGTGTAATGTGGTGCAGAGTTGTCGTTGAAGATGGGGGAGATGTGTGGAACATCGGTGAGTTTACGTTGCCAGTTGCCAACAGAAGACTTGGACGCGCTGGTTTCGATTACTTCCGGTGAAGAACTCGCCTACCTCATCGAGGAATACGATCGGTTGGCATCGCCTGCATCCTTTTTAAAGATACGAGCTTTCCTTGGGATGCCAAAATCAACCACAAAATCAATTTCTCTATCATCCTCGTCCTTAACGTTATCATCCACTTCATCTTCAAATTCATCTTCATCGTCATCAACTCCCCGGTCTTCCTGCGTACGTCATATCCCCAGGACTCCCCCCGTCGCTTTCCCTCCTTGCTCCTCCAAGAAATCAACCACAAACAATATTCCTTGCTATGGTTATCTAGTTCATCATGGCAACCATATTCAGATTTACGTTAGAACTGGAAACACTGGCAATTGCAATAGCAGGAACCAGCATCATAAACTGTTTACCTATTTTGAATTGGCGAAGATCAATTAGAAGAGTTTTATCCATTGAAGAAGAAGAACCAAAAAACGCTAATCTTTATGATGTATTTGAAACTGTAGATAGTTTAATGTCTGCTTTTGATGGCTAGTAATGAAATTTTCACCAGTTTTGTTTTGGATTGCATCccaaaaaacccaatttttatttatttatggggagttgtttttttttttcatgtaaTGTTTATTGTCTGGTTCACTCAACCTCACAGTTTGCTTAAGCTTCCCcaatttgtttgtttttttttttttagttcaaTTCGTTCAAGTGCCATTGAAAAACAGCTTCAAGATATTGCATGTCACGTTCCTTTCCCTTGTCCCACGCGTGTGGAACTTTATTTTTTCCTGACTTCTTTTGATTTTAATTGTCAACTTTcctattatatttttgaatactTGGAATGGTTTTGTTTGATTGTGATTCCGTTgctttgatttatgattttgcaGGTCAATTAAGATATTAATTTGGGGCTGAATGAATGAACACCAACACGCTTTGAATGATTTGAGGTATATACATAGCGATGGGTGAAGGGAAGCTAAGTTGCTTTTACTTTATAAATTCTCCTTTTTGGGTGTCTTATTACTACTTTGTAGATATAAGTTTATCTATATTTTCTTATATATCTAAAATTTTATTCACTTGTTCTTTAAAACAATACATGTACTTGTTTACTTCAGCAAAAATTAGTACTAAGAAAAAGCAAAAAATTAGTAATATTATAGGAGTTGAAATAATACTAATTAATTATCAGTGTTAattaaaaagttattttaatCTTAAATATCAAGCACTAATTCGATTTTCCTTAACAACATTTAATAATAGGAAAACAAGTATAGGGTTTTCTTTAATTTAGGTTTAAAAAGCTAATAAGAGTTATtttaaagtgtatatatatatatatatatatatatatatatgataattttTAGTACCATTTAAGTTGAACTagtattattttataaaagaaagTTAATTTCGTATTATAGGAAAATTCCCTAGATTGGAGTTGTTTTCCTAGCTGATTAAGTAATCAAAATCATCTCCAACTCCAAATAAAAGGCCTTAGATTTTCACATAGGAGATGATGAGCCCTAAATTACTTGTGTGATAAACAGATATTCTGGTTTCTGACTCTTATACTACTAGATATTGTGATTTGGGTTccctttttttcctttctttttcctttttgtgTTAAATGTTTGATATTTTGATCATGTCTATGTTGAGTTATGGGTCATAGCTAGCTCCTAGTCAGTGATTTTCGCTCTTGACGAGATTCGATATACAAATTGCGAAGGGCCAAAGCAACATGGAAGCAATGGTTATTTCAAATACCACACAAAGTTCCAAGTGGCAATCCCAATAAATTATGAGAGGGCGATAGGAAGGAATTTATTGAACATGTTGTGGAGGGAAAGCATTATCCATACGATTGCGATAGCAGTAATTATATTTGCAATAATAATAAATGCATCTCCAACTGGGAGGTGAAGCCAAAAAAGAAAGAATATATAGAAAGCAAAAGAAAAGCGTTCACTTCAATCCAagagaaattacaaaaataaaaaagaaaaaaaaagagaggttgCACACTATAGGAGTGTGTGATATTTGATTCAAAGGGTCTCCACCCCACTCACGTATCATTCAAAAAGCAAGCTTCGCTTTCCTGTCCTATGCAATGCAATGTTGGAGAGAAAAGGAGGTCACAAAATTAAAATGGAATTCTCAAAGGAAAGTAATAAATATGTGTGTGGAAGGAATCTAGTTTGATAATAATCGTCATCATGTGGGGGATGAACACAAACTGATGATGAGGAAGCTAACTTTTGTAGCAATACATCCACTAAAAGATTTCCGCAACACTATTGAAAATAATAATCAATGAATCTCCAACATCAAACTTTAATACGAATATAAAAAAGATTTTGGCTGGTAAATAAATCTTCCTCCCGCATTTATATAACTTGtttgttaaatttaattttattattaaaatcactgtcgagactatttttaaatcgagttttgaaaaatgagaatcgactttaaaaacgaaaacgggagttgccaccaatctttttatgtgtgattggatcacctttaaaacattttgttttaaaatcattaattttggtctacaaaattagaaaacgggttcgggagccggttacgtacgaggaagggttagcaccctcgtaacgcccaaaaattggtacctaattgattatcaagtgtctttaatgtcggagattcaaaaattttaagatgcaatcctttttagaatattttgattttttttttgtaaattagagttcactcgtatcaaagtatTGACACTAAATTAGCTTTTTAGAAATCCCTATTTCGAAACAACAAGAcgctacatccaataagttaaGACATATTGCTttgcaattccaagacagttgctcacgTTTTGCAAACATTTAAAAACTAAGAAGGGTACTTGAttattcgaacttaacgagaaaagttgcaacccaataagttagggcaccactttctcgaaatttccaaacaccaagcattgcctttatattttttgagaACTTTGGGGCCTTAAAATGATGCGTGGGGAACTGTATTGTATTATAAATCATACATAGTAACATATTATTGTAGTAGGTAAATAATACAtgcatttaaacaaaatgatggcAATAATATAAAGGTCTTGCAttagatacatacatataaaaatcatatatacatggaaaatattaacaatatgcatacaaagatatatacatatagcatgtattgagaatgaataaacaaaacatacaaacatacaaagtaataattaaataatgcatgatatacaaaaagtaataattaaataatgtatgatcactacaagaaaatagggctttagcggcgtttttagcggcgtttttaaatgtatattatttttaaatgtacttgcatttattattttaatcaattaactCTTCAATAttacattaatatatattattagtacAATAATATAGACGGATTGACAATTTAAGCTACATATTACAGTAATACATTAACATTAATATCTGAGGCACATaatacattaatatatattattagtacAATAGTATAGAAGGATTCACAATTGATATACGGGCACATACATAATTTGAGCTACAATATTATGAATATTAAATTGCTAAAGCTAAAATTTTAGAATTgttgtataaattttaaaatttaataagtgTAAAGGATAGGTGCAATAAATTATACACTATACAAGATTTGTGTTTTAAGATATTattagaataaaaaatatatcttatacaaaaataatgacggtactaaaatatacaaaatattgCACATAATTCATTCCTTGTTTCACTGTAATAATCTTACAATGGTATTTCTCTATATTCAATTTTTTTGCACTTCAATTTTGTTTTCCTCTATTGTTTCATGTTCACTTGAATGTGTACATTTGTCCACTTCTCAATTGTTTTGTACCTTtgaaagtttatctattatctcttaaataatttaaactataatcataagtttaatatattcaaattaagattatgtcttttacaattatataagaaatcatttaatatataaattaaaaatactaattaatctaaaccctaaacctcttaacccctatcccataaacactaaactctaaacccttaacccttaacccttaaccccaaacccttacaccttaaactctaacctaaccctaaaccctaaatcataatccctaaacccataattcatcataaaccttcaaatactagttaactcctaaaccttaaaccctaaaccatatatcttaaactatagttaactcataaaccttaaacctaaaccatatatcttaaaccataaaccataaactataatgataattaattcgatattttaaattcaatactatagtttatgagttaactatagtttaagatatatggtttaggtttaaggtttaggagttaactaatattgaaggtttatgatgaattatgggtttagggattatgatttagggtttagggttaggTTAGAGTTTAAGTGTAAGggtttggggttaagggttaagggtttagaGTTTAGTGTTTATGGATAGGGTTAAGAGGTttaggtttagattaattagtatttttaatttatatattaaatgatttcttatataattgtaaaaggcataatcttaatttgaatatattaaacttatgattatagtttaaattatttaagagataatagataaactttcaAAGTACAAAACAATTGAGAAGTGGACAAATGTACATTCAAGTGAATATGAAACAATAGAGGAAAACAAAATTGAAGTGCAAAAAATTGAATATAGAGAAATACCATTGTAAGATTATTACAAAGGAAACAAGGAATGAATTATGTGcaatattttgtatattttagtaccatattatttttgtataagatatattttttattctaatAATATCTTAAAACACAAATCTTGTATAGTGTATAATTTATTGCACCTATCCTTTAcacttattaaattttaaaatttatacaacAATTCTAAAATTTTAGCTTTAGCAATTTAATATTCATAATATTGTAGCTCAAATTATGTAAGTGCCCGATATCAATTGTGAATCCTTCTATACTATTgtactaataatatatattaatgtattATGCCTCAGATATTAATGTTAATGTATTACCGTAATATGTAGCTTAAATTGTCAATCCGCTCATATTATTgtactaataatatatattaatgtaaTATTGAAGagttaattgattaaaataataaatgcaaGTACAAAAAGAGCAAAGTACGAAAGGTATAAAAAGATTCAAAATTACTAACAATGAGATTTGAACCTGGTACTAAGGTAAAGAGCAAGCAAACTTAACCAACTAAACTATAGTGGCGTTTATACTAAAAATGCTGCAAAAATTAAGATATACAAAAGCCCTTCTtcctttaaatataatatattttgagtTTAAAAGCGATTACTTTATGCCCCGATGTTGTTTGTATATTGATTGAACCGCGCTCTTTGCCATCGCGGGAAGAAGTATGTACGCTCTCGATCTTTTTGGAGTGAACTTTTGATAAAAATGGTTTTCCgcctaaaaataaaaagaaagagaaaggtCTTGAATGTGTGTCTCTGTTTTCTTGGTTTAATTTGGTTATTGGGTTTAACGCAGTGATTGGTGAAAGTAGAAAAGGATTGCTTTGGAGGGCTATTGACGATAACAGATTCTGTCAAGGTAATTTCCTTTATTTTCCTTTCATTTTCAGTTTCTTGATTCTTTCATAAAATCCATGCATCCATCCATCCCCAAAAAGGAAATCAAAATACCGCTCACTCTTACCCGCTCGTTAGTCCCTCTTTTCTCATCTATGTATTTAGAATCGTTAAATGTCCGAACTACGCCTTCGATTCGTGAAGGAAAAGCCCTACCCACTCTGAAGGTACTCACTCTTCACTCACGAAACCTTACATCTTCTTTTCAATGTGTTTGGTTATCGAGAAAATTTCAAGAATATCGCCCTTTTACTACGCTTCTCCTTTGTGAAATCTTAGGTTCGTAACTTCCTATTAGTGAACTGGTAATATCTTATGAACTACAGATCACTTGTCTTCTAATTGTCTTGTTgaaaaaattgatgaattttCTTTACGTCTTAAGGACTTAATTTCCCCCCTCGCGATTTCT
This window of the Gossypium arboreum isolate Shixiya-1 chromosome 12, ASM2569848v2, whole genome shotgun sequence genome carries:
- the LOC108465084 gene encoding uncharacterized protein LOC108465084 isoform X1, which translates into the protein MLHPNHKPTIKFLCSYRGKILPRYPDRKLCYHGGETRVLVVDRSISFSELSLKMGEMCGTSVSLRCQLPTEDLDALVSITSGEELAYLIEEYDRSIKILIWG
- the LOC108465084 gene encoding uncharacterized protein LOC108465084 isoform X3, coding for MLHPNHKPTIKFLCSYRGKILPRYPDRKLCYHGGETRVLVVDRSISFSELSLKMGEMCGTSVSLRCQLPTEDLDALVSITSGEELAYLIEEYDRLASPASFLKIRAFLGMPKSTTKSISLSSSSLTLSSTSSSNSSSSSSTPRSSCVN
- the LOC108465084 gene encoding uncharacterized protein LOC108465084 isoform X2 translates to MLHPNHKPTIKFLCSYRGKILPRYPDRKLCYHGGETRVLVVDRSISFSELSLKMGEMCGTSVSLRCQLPTEDLDALVSITSGEELAYLIEEYDRLASPASFLKIRAFLGMPKSTTKSISLSSSSLTLSSTSSSNSSSSSSTPRSSCVRHIPRTPPVAFPPCSSKKSTTNNIPCYGYLVHHGNHIQIYVRTGNTGNCNSRNQHHKLFTYFELAKIN